The Oxyura jamaicensis isolate SHBP4307 breed ruddy duck chromosome Z, BPBGC_Ojam_1.0, whole genome shotgun sequence genome window below encodes:
- the RXFP3 gene encoding relaxin-3 receptor 1, with protein sequence MGEPCERGPCSAAAGMKEGADGEPWDAALGWLEGAPMGNRSNASAFLQLLKNINLERADGMQGDSSDVLRIIISLVYSVVCALGLVGNLLVLYLMKSKQGWRKSSINLFVTSLAVTDFQFVLTLPFWAVENALDFNWLFGKAMCKIVSYVTAMNMYASVFFLTAMSVARYRSVASALKNQRRGDPLGGCCSAKWLCALIWLSAILASLPQAIFSTTATVFDDVLCLVKFPEGRGSNAQFWLGLYQIQKVLLGFVLPLAIISLCYLLLVRFISDKHVGSTCSGPSTKRRSKVTKSVSIVVLSFFLCWLPNQALTTWGILIKLNVVRFSAEYFLSQVYLFPISVCLAHSNSCLNPILYCLMRREFRKALKSLLWRITSPSLTTMRPFTDTTKPEQEEQALHTLMPVHPITASSAATAVQPELAYYPPGVVVYSSRCDVLPAASTEQRC encoded by the coding sequence ATGGGAGAGCCCTGCGAGCGCGGCCCCTGCTCGGCAGCCGCCGGCATGAAGGAGGGAGCGGATGGGGAGCCCTGGGACGCGGCGCTGGGCTGGTTGGAGGGAGCCCCGATGGGCAACAGGAGCAACGCGTCggctttcctgcagctcctcaaGAACATCAACCTGGAGAGAGCCGATGGGATGCAGGGGGACAGCTCCGACGTGCTGCGGATCATCATCTCCCTGGTGTACTCGGTGGTGTGCgccctggggctggtgggcaACCTGCTGGTGCTCTACCTGATGAAGAGCAAGCAAGGCTGGAGGAAGTCCTCCATCAACCTCTTCGTGACTAGCTTGGCGGTGACTGACTTCCAGTTTGTGCTGACCTTACCCTTCTGGGCCGTGGAGAACGCGCTGGACTTCAACTGGCTCTTTGGCAAGGCGATGTGTAAGATTGTCTCCTACGTGACGGCCATGAACATGTATGCCAGCGTCTTCTTCCTCACTGCCATGAGCGTGGCTCGCTACCGCTCCGTGGCTTCAGCCTTGAAGAACCAGCGACGAGGTGACCCACTGGGTGGTTGCTGCTCTGCCAAGTGGCTTTGTGCGCTCATTTGGTTGTCGGCCATCCTGGCTTCTCTGCCCCAAGCCATTTTTTCCACCACTGCCACCGTCTTTGATGATGTGCTCTGCCTCGTCAAGTTCCCCGAGGGCCGAGGCAGCAACGCCCAGTTCTGGCTGGGTCTGTACCAAATCCAGAaggtgctgctgggctttgtGCTGCCTCTAGCCATCATCAGCCTCTGCTACTTGCTCCTGGTGCGCTTCATCAGCGACAAGCACGTTGGTAGCACCTGCAGTGGCCCCAGCACCAAGCGCCGCTCCAAAGTGACTAAGTCGGTGTCCATCGTGGTGCTCtctttcttcttgtgctggctCCCCAACCAAGCACTGACAACGTGGGGCATCCTCATCAAGCTCAATGTGGTGCGCTTCAGCGCTGAGTACTTTCTCTCCCAGGTGTACCTCTTCCCCATCAGCGTGTGCCTGGCGCACTCCAACAGCTGCCTCAACCCCATCCTCTACTGCCTCATGCGCAGGGAGTTTCGCAAGGCACTCAAGAGCCTCCTCTGGAGGATCACCTCGCCTTCTCTCACCACCATGCGCCCTTTCACCGACACCACCAAGCccgagcaggaggagcaggccCTGCACACCTTGATGCCCGTACACCCCATCACGGCTTCCTCCGCGGCCACAGCGGTGCAGCCGGAGCTGGCTTACTACCCGCCCGGGGTGGTGGTGTACAGCAGCCGCTGCGacgtgctgcctgctgcctccacGGAGCAACGCTGCTGA